From Rhodoferax sp. AJA081-3, the proteins below share one genomic window:
- a CDS encoding ATP-binding cassette domain-containing protein: MALITLLDAQLAFGHVPLLDHADFSLETQERVGLIGRNGAGKSSMLKILGGMERPDDGTLQVQTGTRISYVAQEPILDGDATVFVAVRAGLERVIGLIEEYCQGHGDLDAMQSEIETLDGWNWEQRVNETLQRLHLNPDAIINTLSGGTKKRVALAQALVAQPDVLLLDEPTNHLDLDSIEWLEGLLVDFKGSIITITHDRSFLDNVATRIVELDRGKLMSYPGNFAAYLTQKEEQLAQEAVINAKADKLLAQEEVWIRKGVEARRTRATARIVRLDELRAKHAARRDVVGSVNMDVNTGDKSGKLVAELTHVSKTFGDRKIVDDFTATILRGDKIGLLGPNGAGKTTLLKLILGDHQADPAPANAPKPEPGHSPWGTVRQGANITVAYFDQMRNALDLDATLEDFISPGSEWIEIGNQKKHRKSYLGDFLFSPARATSPVRSLSGGERNRLLLARLFARPANVLVLDEPTNDLDIDTLELLEDLLQNYDGTVFLVSHDRTFLDNVVTSTIAYEGDAKWREYEGGVSDWLIQTKRANAINAAQGKTTAKPFNYEREQLQKQEQATAQVSAQAPAAPAPAKAKKLSFKEQRELDGLPDLIAALEAEQAEINAALADGSLYAVDNVRAMKLATRNAQIDDELMAALERWEALGRPA, from the coding sequence ATGGCACTTATCACTCTACTTGACGCCCAGCTGGCATTTGGGCACGTCCCGCTGCTCGACCACGCTGACTTTTCCCTCGAAACCCAGGAGCGCGTGGGCCTGATCGGCCGCAACGGCGCGGGCAAATCCTCCATGCTCAAGATTCTGGGTGGCATGGAGCGCCCGGACGATGGCACCTTGCAGGTGCAAACCGGCACACGTATCTCCTACGTGGCGCAAGAGCCCATACTGGATGGTGATGCTACGGTTTTTGTAGCTGTGCGCGCAGGTTTGGAGAGGGTTATAGGCCTGATCGAAGAGTACTGCCAGGGTCATGGCGACCTGGACGCCATGCAAAGCGAGATCGAAACCCTGGATGGCTGGAACTGGGAACAACGGGTCAACGAAACCCTGCAGCGCCTGCACCTGAACCCCGACGCCATCATCAACACCCTGTCGGGCGGTACCAAGAAACGCGTGGCCCTGGCCCAGGCCCTGGTGGCCCAGCCCGATGTGCTGCTGCTCGATGAGCCGACCAACCACCTGGACCTAGACTCCATCGAATGGCTGGAAGGCCTGCTGGTCGATTTCAAGGGCTCCATCATCACCATCACCCACGACCGCTCCTTTTTGGACAACGTGGCCACCCGCATCGTGGAGCTGGACCGCGGCAAGCTGATGAGTTACCCCGGCAACTTTGCCGCCTACCTGACACAAAAGGAAGAGCAGCTGGCGCAAGAGGCCGTCATCAACGCCAAGGCCGACAAGCTGCTGGCGCAAGAAGAGGTGTGGATACGCAAGGGCGTGGAAGCCCGCCGCACCCGCGCCACGGCACGTATCGTGCGCCTGGACGAACTGCGCGCCAAACACGCCGCGCGCCGTGACGTGGTGGGCAGCGTGAACATGGACGTCAACACCGGCGACAAGAGCGGCAAGCTGGTGGCCGAGTTGACGCATGTCAGCAAGACCTTTGGTGACCGCAAGATCGTGGACGACTTCACCGCCACCATCCTGCGCGGCGACAAGATTGGCCTGCTGGGCCCCAACGGCGCCGGCAAAACCACGTTGCTCAAACTCATCCTGGGCGACCACCAGGCCGACCCGGCACCCGCCAACGCACCCAAGCCTGAACCCGGCCACAGCCCTTGGGGCACGGTGCGCCAGGGCGCCAACATCACCGTGGCCTACTTTGACCAGATGCGCAACGCGCTGGATCTGGACGCCACGCTGGAAGACTTCATCAGCCCTGGCAGCGAGTGGATCGAGATTGGCAACCAGAAGAAACACCGCAAGAGTTACCTGGGCGACTTCTTGTTTTCGCCGGCACGTGCCACGTCACCCGTGCGTTCCTTGAGCGGTGGCGAGCGCAACCGCCTGCTGCTGGCCCGCCTGTTTGCCCGCCCCGCCAACGTGCTGGTGTTGGACGAGCCCACCAACGACTTGGACATCGACACACTGGAACTGCTGGAAGACCTGCTGCAAAACTACGACGGCACGGTGTTCCTGGTCAGCCATGACCGGACCTTTTTGGACAACGTGGTTACCAGCACGATTGCGTACGAGGGTGACGCCAAGTGGCGCGAATACGAAGGCGGCGTCAGCGACTGGCTGATACAGACCAAACGCGCCAACGCCATCAACGCCGCCCAGGGCAAAACCACGGCCAAGCCCTTTAACTACGAACGCGAGCAGCTACAAAAGCAGGAGCAAGCCACGGCGCAGGTGAGTGCCCAGGCCCCCGCTGCACCCGCACCCGCCAAGGCCAAAAAACTCAGCTTCAAGGAACAACGCGAGCTGGACGGCCTGCCCGACCTGATCGCCGCGCTGGAGGCCGAGCAGGCGGAGATCAACGCGGCCCTGGCCGATGGCAGCCTGTACGCGGTCGACAATGTGCGCGCCATGAAGCTGGCCACCCGCAATGCCCAGATCGACGACGAGCTGATGGCGGCACTGGAGCGCTGGGAGGCATTGGGCCGCCCGGCCTAA
- a CDS encoding methylamine utilization protein, with protein MQLNVGFLITWALVVPLAQAATVAVQVQDGAGKPLPGAVVFLESREARQLAKPLAGAEIAQVGRQFVPRVLVVPAGTAVTFPNRDTVRHHVYSFSPNKQFELKLYTGTAANPVVFDKPGIAVLGCNIHDNMSAWVVVVETPFYASADPQGATSLRDVPAGNYRMRVWHPGLAVGAPAAEQALVVSATDVALTYRLGGVTP; from the coding sequence ATGCAATTGAACGTCGGGTTTTTGATCACATGGGCGCTAGTGGTGCCGTTGGCACAGGCCGCAACGGTGGCAGTGCAGGTGCAGGACGGCGCTGGCAAACCCCTGCCAGGTGCGGTGGTGTTTCTGGAATCGCGTGAAGCCCGGCAGTTGGCCAAGCCGCTGGCTGGCGCCGAAATCGCCCAGGTCGGCCGCCAGTTTGTGCCACGGGTGCTGGTGGTGCCGGCAGGCACGGCGGTAACTTTCCCCAACCGCGACACGGTGCGCCACCATGTGTATTCCTTCTCGCCCAACAAACAGTTCGAACTCAAGCTGTATACCGGCACGGCCGCCAACCCGGTGGTTTTTGACAAACCAGGCATCGCCGTTCTGGGCTGCAACATCCACGACAACATGAGCGCCTGGGTGGTGGTGGTGGAAACGCCGTTTTATGCATCTGCCGACCCCCAGGGCGCCACCAGCCTGCGGGATGTGCCGGCGGGCAACTACCGCATGCGCGTCTGGCACCCCGGCCTGGCCGTGGGGGCACCCGCGGCTGAGCAGGCCTTGGTGGTCAGCGCCACCGATGTTGCACTGACCTACCGCCTGGGCGGTGTCACCCCATGA